One window from the genome of Mauremys mutica isolate MM-2020 ecotype Southern chromosome 4, ASM2049712v1, whole genome shotgun sequence encodes:
- the PFKFB2 gene encoding 6-phosphofructo-2-kinase/fructose-2,6-bisphosphatase 2 isoform X3, translated as MDDFLKRIECYKVTYQPLDPDNYDQDLSFIKVINVGQRFLVNRVRDYIQSKIVYYLMNIHVQPRTIYLCRHGESDFNLVGKIGGDSGLSPHGKQFAQALKKFIAEQEIVDLKVWTSQLKRTIQTAEFLGVPYEQWKILNELDAGVCEEMTYEEIETQYPDEFALRDQEKYLYRYPGGESYQDLVQRLEAVIMELERQGSVLVIAHQAVMRCLLAYFLDKSADELPYLKCPLHTIFKLTPVAYGCKVETITLNVEAVNTHRDKPSGSTNNLPKSQTPVRMRRNSFTPLASSDTIKRTRNYSVGSRPLNPVGSPLFPETRDGADQQKLQLQMGSACLESANNITCESLVSVSATK; from the exons ATGGATGATTTCCTGAAGAGGATAGAGTGCTATAAAGTCACATATCAGCCCCTTGATCCAGATAATTATGACCA AGATCTTTCCTTCATTAAAGTGATCAATGTGGGACAGCGGTTCCTGGTAAACCGTGTCCGGGATTACATCCAGAGTAAAATCGTCTATTACCTAATGAACATTCATGTCCAACCGCGCACCATCTACCTTTGCCGGCATGGCGAGAGTGACTTTAACCTTGTTGGCAAGATCGGTGGGGATTCTGGCCTGTCGCCACACGGGAAGCAG TTCGCTCAAGCCCTTAAAAAATTCATTGCTGAGCAGGAGATTGTGGATTTGAAGGTTTGGACGAGCCAGCTGAAGAGAACCATCCAGACAGCTGAGTTCTTAGGGGTCCCCTATGAGCAGTGGAAGATTCTGAATGAGCTTGATGCT GGAGTGTGTGAAGAGATGACATATGAAGAGATTGAAACTCAGTACCCAGATGAGTTTGCGCTGAGGGATCAAGAGAAATATCTTTATCGTTATCCTGGAGGAGAG TCATACCAAGACTTGGTCCAGCGTTTGGAGGCTGTGATTATGGAGCTGGAGCGTCAGGGCAGTGTTCTGGTTATTGCTCACCAGGCTGTTATGCGGTGCCTGTTGGCCTACTTCCTTGACAAGAGCGCAG ACGAGTTGCCATATCTGAAGTGCCCCCTTCACACCATATTCAAGCTCACACCAGTTGCTTACG GGTGTAAAGTGGAAACGATCACCTTGAATGTTGAAGCAGTGAATACCCATCGAGACAAGCCTTCTGGGAGTACT AACAACCTTCCAAAGAGCCAAACCCCTGTAAGGATGAGAAGAAACAGCTTTACGCCTCTGGCCAGTTCGGACACAATAAAGCGCACACGCAATTATAGTGTTGGGAGCAGGCCTCTCAACCCAGTGGGGTCTCCGCTATTCCCAGAGACTCGAGATGGGGCTGATCAGCAGAAGCTACAA CTTCAAATGGGAAGTGCTTGCTT GGAGTCAGCAAACAACATCACCTGTGAGTCCTTGGTTTCTGTCTCAGCCACCAAGTGA